The Neurospora crassa OR74A linkage group V, whole genome shotgun sequence sequence CTGTGGTCCCTTTCTGCTCATGTGTCCTGCTCACAAGCTCATCTCACTCTTCTTCCATTTAAGAGAACGACCGGCAAGGGTAGCTATATCATCACCAAAGTTAGCACCATTCCTTTGCCAACCCAAACACACTTCCCCCccagggaaggaagaaggaaaaaagaagaaaaaaaatactCACGCTTCAGAATAAGAAGGCTCCTCAGCCAACTGATACTTGTAAACATCCCACTTGCCGCCCTCCCCCAGCTTCTCACCACTAGGCAACGGCGGCAGACCTCCCGTCTCCGCCAACACAAGCTTACCAGCCTCCACACCGGTTCCCTCAAAGTACTTGGCCAAACCACCCGTCTTGCCAGCCTCCTGCGCCGCAACCAGCTGCTTGCTCCCGTTCTCGCCCACCAGCTCGACACGGGGGTGGCTCGCGCTGCCGACACTGAGCAGAGCAACAGCCTCGGCCTGGCCCACCACGCTCAGGCGCGGGTAGTTGCGCCGGGCATCGCGCTTCCAGTACGGGTTGTCGGCGATGTCGCCGGCTGGAATGGTGACGGGATCGTCGTAGGCCAAGGGGTCGAGGGAGCCGGGGGATGGGTTGCGATTGTAGGGGACCAAGGGAACACCGTTGGAGCGGTTAGGGTCGATAGCGAAGGCGCGGCGGATGCGCTCCCAGACGCCGACGGATTGGACAGTGTATTTCTGGAGGGGGTAAGCAAAGGGTAGGTGTTAGTGGTATGTAACTATCGCTAGTAGTGGAGACGGGGGGTAGCAGGTAGGTGCTGTAGGGACATGAGTCGGGTCGGGGACTTTGGATATCGTAGCGCAACCTCTCAAAGCGGAAGGTGTGCTGATTGTGGAATGCGATTGGAAATGCGAAATTGGGGAACTCACCTGGCTGACGGGCACAACGCCGCCTGCGGTGGTCTTGACCACGCCGGTGACGACTTTGGAAGCCATGGTGGCGGCTGTAGAACCCGTTTGTTATCGTGGTGTAAGtgaacgacgacgaggtgTGGATTCCGAGGGACGGGGACCACCAAGGATGATGGAGTTCGTGATGCTCTCTCGAGTTCCCTTGCCAAACGGGAGCTTGGGCTGACAGGCAGGTGACAGAGGCAGCTCTGGCGGCTGTCATGCTAATGTGCGATTGAACGTTGACGTTGGTCGAGGGACGCACGGGCCATTCTTTGTGTCTTGTCTGTCTCTGGTTCAACGAACGGCatccaccaacaacatccacacTGCCGCCGGCCGCGTCGTTccagaaaagagaagagaagcacGAGAACAAGTTCGGGACCCCGGATCCAGTTCGGCTCCCCTTTCCTGGCCCCCTCCCACTCTTCCCTTTGCGGGTTACGACATGGCGTCAGTCCACATGACCTAAGGATTTGGGAGTGCTGAGATGAGAGCCTTGAGGTTCCCTCATCAAATGCTGTACCATATACAACACGTTGACTGGACGGGCTGTAAAGTTTAAAGGGTACGAGATGTAATTACACTGCACAAGAGAACTGATAATGTTCTATCTCCAGAGAGAGAGGAACCCCAACTTAGTAATCCACTCACCCACCACACGTTAGGTTGCCCCAGAGTGTGCAAATAACGACGGGAACTGTACGTACGCCATCCGTTATGTCAGTGTGGCATCCGAGTTCCATGTACTCACTGGATGCCATACCCCAGCTGTTGGAGCTATACCTGCCAGCCAACTTAGACTATCCCGGTGTCTCAAGTCACCCCTAGCTAGACGTGTTACGCGATCATCCTCCATCCAGACCCTCTTTTCCTGTTTCTATGCTCTCTTCTCATTTTGTGCCCACAGAGCGACTAGAGACAGTACAGGTGGGTGCAGGTACAGACACAGACAGGCACACTGCCAACCGAAGTGCCTCCCGTCTGCTCCTCTGCTCTCGAGCCCGCTCCTCGCTCGAGCTTCACCGCGTGTGCTTCCTGATTGGTCGGAGCTTTGCGCAACCACCTTCAACGTCCTGTCCTGTTTACAACGAcacctcttttcttccatcttttcttcctttttctctttcttctctctcccATTCATCTCACCTTCTTTCACCATTCTCTCATCAACTCTCAACCGTATCTTGGTCGCATACATCCGGCGACCGCACCACTTACACAACCATCAGCTCTCTATAGCTATTTGTCCCCTTTCTCTTACACGCGCGTGTAAGCTCCCATTTCCAACCTTCACCCGCGCAAACTCCACAAAGACAACCGTCACCATGCCCGTTGAGCTTCGCAAGCGCAAGGccccgcctccgcctcccgcGCCGGTGAAGAAGCGGGCCACCAAAGccaccaaggccgccgccaaggccaaggaacAAGTTGAGGACGTCGCCTCCAAGGCTGCCGAAACCGCTTCCAAGGCCGCTGAGGTCGCCACCGAGACCGCTACTGCCGCTGCCCAGACGGCTGCCGAAGCCGTTGCCAACGGCGCGGCGAAGGTGGCTACGGCTCTGGCCGGCAACCCCAAGGTCGGCGATCTCATCGACCTGGACAACTTTGGCGGTGAGGTTGAGACCAACGACGGCACCAAGACCAGCTTGAAGAAGCTCGTTGAGGAGAGCAAGGCTGGTGTGGTGTTGTTTACTTATCCCAAGGCTTCTACTCCTGGCTGTAAGTTATCCACTTCTCCGCTGCTTTTGTACACTTTGACATCATGAAAGACATGACTTTTGCAATGTTTGCGCTTCACAAAGAGCTCGGATAGGATAGCTCAAGAAAGCTTTCCCATTCGCTCACGTCACACACACCGCACGCAACCTCTCGTTTCATTGGCTTCATGTTCAATCAACTCCCATTTGTCAATTCTTCATCCAGCCAACACCCACCCCTTTGTGATGCATGCTGCGTTAGCCATGTCTTgtatctcttttttttctaagCGGGCGGGCGGTATAACTCTCCGGCGTTATACATAACCCACTTACACGCGTTCCCAAATGCCCCTCCCTGTCCAATCACCATCATTTCCTCGGCACCAATTATCATTGGATTCGTCCAGAAAAAAAACCCgcaaaaccaccaccaccaccaccacaagagagagaagaacCAATAACTAACAATgatgacaacaacaaaaaaaggcACGCGGCAAGTCTGTCTCTTCCGTGACTCGTACACcgccctctcctccgccaccgGCCTCTCCATCTACGGTCTATCCTCTGACTCTCCAAAGGCCAACACCACCTTCaaggagaagcagaagctCCCTTACCCCTTGCTGTGCGACCCCTCGTACGCCTTGATTGGCGCCATCGGCCTCAAGAAAGCTCCCAAGGGCACCACCCGCGGCGTCTTTGTCGTGGACAAGCAAGGCAAAGTCCTAGCTGCTGAGGCCGGTGGCCCCGAGGCGACGGtcaaggtggtggagagggtggtgagtgagatgggggaggagggcaagactgagaagaagaaggaggaggaggaggcggaggagaagggtgagaagaaggaaggcgaggaggaggagaaggccgaaAAGGACGAGGctaaggaggagggtgaggaaaagaaggaggataaggcTGAGAccaaggaaagggaggaaaagGCTGAGGCTAAGGAAagtgaggagaagaaggatgaaaagGACGAGACCGAAGCCGcagggaagaaggatgaaaagAAGAATGAGAAGGACGAGACCGAGGCCGCAGAGAAAAAGGATgaaaagaaggatgagaaggacgagaccgaggccgaagagaagaaggaggagcaggacaAGGACTCCGAGAccaaggacgacgacgagaagaaggcggaaaagaaggatgccgccaccgaggaggagaagaagaaggagaaggaggatacaACAAacggcgagaagaaggacgaaaagaagaagaccgaggagaagaagtctGATGACGACAAGGCCGAGGATAAGaaggaggacaaggaggctgaggaggaaaagaaggacgagaagaaggacgagaagaaggacgagaagaaggacgagaagaaggacgagaagaaggacgagaagaaggacgagaagaaggacgagaagaaggacgagaagaaggacgagaagaaggacgagaagaaggacgagaagaaggacgagaagaaggacgagaagaaggacgagaagaaggacgaaaagacagaagagaaggagaaggaagatacCGAGATGAAGGACGCATAAAAATATCCCTCTTTCCTTGATATCTTGTTTCAGTACTCAATCTCTTTTTGTTTAGCTTGGATGTTTTTATCATGTCATCATTATTTCCTTGTTTTAAAATGTATAATCCTTGGTTTAGAGTGAACTTGAGAAAATACCAATTAGGCCATTGGATATATACGTTGAGGTATATTGAACGCGAACTTGACGGGATAACCAACTAAAACTTTGTTGGGTATGGGTTCTGCAACGCAGTCTCTTAACAAACttcaagaagaaaaggagccCAGTGGCATAAACCACATTATCCATTTGAGTTGTGTTAGCTTGACCTGCTTGCTTTTGATATACAGTCTTGTCATGATATGGGAAGGAATAAAGGCGTAAACCATAGGATCAAGATTTTATACTTCGAAAGGCGAGAAAGAAACCTACTACTTAACAGCACATGAATGGACAGATAGCCAGGTAGTGTACCATTTTGTATATGTAGGTAGCTACATGTAAACATATATGATAGAAAGACACCTGATGACGGAAGAAAACCACAATGAATGGCCTCTTGGATCACGATGGCTCAGGAGTGTCCAAATCTCGTTTGGCCGTATCTCCGCTTTCATCACGGTCCATAATCAAAGGGATGGAAAATAACAGGCAGCTAGCAACGCTTTGAACGGCCCTGGTTTTTTGTTCCTTCAGTCGGCGTTTTCAGCAATTCAGTTGTTTATAGCAAGCAGCTATCTAGAGCAGAAGGGATGCCTAGCCGGAGGAGTGATACTGTATGGTCTGAATTGTAGACGGTTCACTTGCCATCTTTCGAATTTCCATCTGATTTACTTTTGGGTAATTTTACAGATGCATGCATGTATTCAACGGGCAACAACTATAACCACACCATGGGGGATGTCAAGACAAATGTGTTATAAGTTCGACTTCGTCGTTGAAAGGATACTAATCATGCCAAACAAAGCTCCCATCTCCTAGGCCCAGTATCCTTAAATGATAACCTAAGGGGCATGAGTATAATAGACCGCATTTCTCCTGCGGAAAGCAAGAATTGGAGCACAGAGAGCTCATAGAAACTTCCGAGTACAGTTCAATGTACAGACATCCGCCTCATGATCCCACCAAGCCAACCTCATCAAACTATTCGCGGTTGCTAGCTTCTGCCTTCCAATGACCGGTTTCATGGATTGCCAGATCTCATCATCCAATGGACCGCTCAATCTGGTTTCATTCCGGGACTGAGCGCCTGGCCTTCAGGTAGGTGCAAACTGGAATATTTGTTAATATTTGTTAATGTAGGCCAGAGGAAGCCCGAACACGGACGAGAGTcagtggtgttgatgtcgaCTTACGTAGTTTCTCACTCTTGCAAAACTCGCATTGCTCTGCATCTTGACGCGCAATACACTTGTGATTCCGGGCCCTGCACTGGTTGCATTTCGTATTGTACTCAATATTGTCGGTATCAAGGCTCCAACAGGCTAAGTGGAAAGGTCTCGTCAACAGGACAGAATTGCAGAATACGGGTTCGAAGGATACGGTAGCTTACCTAGCCCCTCAAACTCACACATTGTGCATCGTGGCACTTTGCGGTCGCAGTTTTGTAGAGTGGCTAACCCCATATTAAACCTACACGGCCTACACGCATCCATAAGCTTCCCTGTATAGGAACAGACTGTGGAATGTGTTAGCAAGCTTGGCTAGAAGCTTATAACAAGAGACATAAAGAGGAAATTGCACTAGCCTACCTTGTCCGTATTTGTCGCAATGAAAGCAATACGGATACTGGCGGTTGCAATTGTTGTTGCCCAGAGGCCGACATTGATCACATACAATCGGTATTATTTCAATGACACGGCCATACTGTAGCGGCTGATGTGAACTGGGGGCCGAGGAAGATGGTAGAGATTGATTGTCCATCTCAGCTGGAAGTGCGTTGAAAGAAGTATAAGAGACAGGGAAAACTAATGGCACAGGTTGGACTGATGTAAGCCTGGAGCGTAACGATGGATGGTCTCAATATTTCGGTGTTTCTGCGTTGAACAGAAGGCAAATgaaaaaagcaaaagcaTTCTTGATTGGAGGAGCATGAATTGGGGGACAAGGACTTCTACTTGTATTTGTTTCCATTGTAGCATCCATAGTATGGTCCGCTGGGTGAGGACTTCCACGAGAAGACGCAACGGTGAGAGACTGAGCACTCCTGCCAGTCTCAACTGACTCTCGTCCCGCTCTCCAGAGATACCTACCGTAGTAGTACCTACACTCCTACCAGAAAGGACTGATGTAAACGCACTTGGTAAGTACGCAGTTACCTAGAGGTCGGTAGGTAGCCACGCgcaaacaaaaaaagaggtGGTCACTCACTGAGTGCCTGCCGGAAAGCCCAGACTTCTTTCCTTGATGACGTTTGGCGGGTGAGTTCTTATCCTACGCGCCTGCCTCTGCTTATTCAAAGACCCCCCATTGTGCCAGTGCCCGCGCCCGCCCGTGTCATTCTCATACGTGCCTTCCAGTTTCTTTCCCTGACGTTCAATCTTTGGGAGCCTGCCGCGGTGAGACTCAGATCAGACAGAGCTACCACCTCAGGCTCAAACCAGGCACGAGGCCACTCCTCCCACAACAGATTTCTTCAAGTTGCCTGCCACTTGGACCGGGCATCTTTCACCCAAgtcccccctctttcttcttcttcttcctccttcttccctcttcttcttctcccaccttttctctcctccgGTCCTTCCTTCCACTCCATCAGCATCCCACTTGCCGACGCACTCGCATCAGGACTCATACCTTGACAAGGTCTCTCTCACTCAACAAGCGCCGCGTAAGTGCCACCACCTTTTATGTTCCACCGTTTTCCCGTCTGTATCGCACTGCACCTTGTGGCCATCGCGAGCCTCCGACGTCTTTGGTATCTCGCGTCTTCTCTCACTTCCACCTGAGCTGTTGACCGGTGTTTCGTTTTCACAGCCCCCTCCACACCGGTCCCACGTTTGTCTGTAGAGGTCACCTCTCACTCACAGCTTCCACTCATCAACAACGCGACTTCATCTCACATTTGACTCACCCTCGACGCACAGCTAACATCCCCTCCTTCCACGCAGCGCAACGCTCCATCTGCTTTCCAGTAATCCCAAAGACCCCACCGCAAAGCCGTGATCAACATGGCCACTTGGGAGACGAATGACGCTGCTTGGGGTGCGGGTGAAGGCACTGCCTTCGCTGACAGCAATGGCTTTGATGACCATGGTTCCGGCAACCCCGTTGACGACTTTGCTGCTGCCGATGGCGCTGGCCATCAGGAGCCCAACGGTGCTTGTCACCGTTGCAACGAAGAGGGGCACTATGCCCGCGAGTGTCCTAACGCTCCGGCTATGACCTGCCGCGAGTGTGACTCGCCCGACCACGTCGTCAAGGACTGCCCGGAGAGGTCCTGCAAGAATTGTGGCGAGAAAGGTAAGACCTATGTTCCCCCCGTACCCTTGGACACCATTTAATGACTTTGCCAGGCCACACCATCGCCAAGTGTGAGGCAGCTCGCGCTATCGACCGCAGCCACTTGCCCGACAAGACCGTCGAGGAGGCCTGGAGCATGATTGTCGAGGCtgcgaaggagaaggaggtcaCTGAGGTCAAAGAGGCTATCCAGATTTACCTCAAGGCCAGCCCTGAGACGACTTATGTGCAGCTGGAGGAGGCCCTTCGTGCCCAGGATGTCAACTTGTGGCTGATTGCCATTGAGAGGCCCGTCATGACCACCATGACCAACATGGATTTGCAGGGCGGCCTCAACAAGAAGTACACCGTCACCTACCGGTTCCAGTGGAACCCTCCCCGTCCTCGCGACCGTGAGTTGTGGCCGGCCGATGTTGCCGAGAATCTTGAGCGTCTGCAGGACGCCGGTGAGGTTGTCTCTCGCGGCATACCCAAGTGCGGCAACTGCGGCGAGTTGGGGCACATTCGGAAGAGCTGCCCTGAGGAGGGtgcggagaaggaggagcttgTCATCAAGTGCTTCAACTGTGAGGAAGTCGGCCACCGTATCCGCGACTGTAAGCTCCCCCTTCTACCGCGGAGTAAGATTCAGTCTAACGTTGTATAGGCCCCATTCCTCGCGTGGACAAGTTTGCCTGCAAGAACTGCGGACAGAGTGGTCACAGAGCATCTGATTGTAAGAGCCAGTCTGTGATCAAGTATCGAGCCCGAGTAATGCTGACAAGTTGTGCAGGCACCGAGCCGCGCTCCGCTGAGGGTGTTGAGTGTCGCAAGTGTAACGAGAGTGAGTAGCGTAACCCGTCCCCCAAGCGTATATGATGGCTAACAGCTCTTGCCAGTGGGTCATTTCAGCAAGGACTGCCCTCAGGGCGGTGGTCCTCGCGGCTGTCGCAACTGTGGCCAGGAGGGCCACATGGCGAAAGAGTGCACCGAGCCCAAGAACATGGACAACGTCCAGTGCCGCAACTGTGATGAGTTCGGACATTTCAGCAAAGAGTGCCCTAAGCCTCGTGATAGTGAGTATGACATGATAGAAGATATGTAGCCAGATCACTGACTGCAATTCTAGTCACCCGCGTCAAATGCTCCAACTGTCAACAGATGGGACACTACAAGTCCAAGTGCCCCAACCCGCTCGTTGACGAGGATGCCGCACCCAGCTTTGACAATGCGGGCTTTGACAATGCCGGTTTTGACAACTCGGGCTTTGACAACGGCGGTTTCGATCACCAagctggtggcggtggttggGAGTCCTCTGCCGTGGCTGCTGGTGGAGACTGGTAAGATCGTCAACGCTCCCCCTTCTGCGCCGCTCGTCTCAGAGTTGGAACAAATCCAACCATGGAGAGTTGCAGAGAATGAAGATTTGTTCCATGCTATGGCGCTCGCGAGCAAAGATCTGCCATAATATTTCGGACAGTTCTATGTGTTTTCTCAGGGGAACCAAGTTGAAATGTCATTTCAAGACACCATCTTGATTGGACGATGGAAACATGAACACCATCGATTGCTGGGGCGGTTGATTTTCGGACACTTGGAGGATTTTCAGCACGGGATATGATCATGATGAGATAGGTACCAGAGACAGTCTTTAGGTAGTTCTAGTCAGGTGCTACATATCTCGAGCCTGAAAGGTTGCCTCAACGATCATGTATGCGACACCCTAACCTCGCTAATGACTCGGTGGTGACTTGGTGCAGTGATGATTTCTGGACTCCGTGACCATAGCGCTTCTGCTTATTTTGTCAAGATGCCATAGATATGGGGCACGGTGTGGTGCCATTGTTCCTTAGGCGGCTGGGCCAAGTCGATGTCTGTCCACGGGCCAGCCTCTCTCAGATAGCGGCCAGTATCGCGACGAAGCTGGCATCCGCCGAGGCAGATTGGCCAGAAGAGGTTGACAAAGGCCTGGTAGGCATTCATGAACCAACCGCCCGGCTTGCTAGAGCAGCACTTGACGTGTTCGTAGACGAACCAACGGCCGCCCGGCTTGAGATAGCGGTACAGGATGGCAATGTTCTTTTGCGGCTCCGGAATACTGCAAAGGCAGAGGATGGAGACTATGCAATCCAGAGATTCAGGCTGGATCTGAGGCGCGTAGCGTTCAATATCCTCGATGCCAAAGGGAAGGATGGTGTACGTTTGCGACAGGCCTGCCTGCGCAATGTTATGTTGAAGCAGCGGGTGAATGCCATAATTGGGCTCGATGCCATACACCTGCGTTATCCTCTGGCGACTTCCCACCACCTTTTTTGTCGTCtgcttttgttgttgctgttgct is a genomic window containing:
- the nuo21.3a gene encoding NADH:ubiquinone oxidoreductase 21.3kD subunit A, which encodes MASKVVTGVVKTTAGGVVPVSQKYTVQSVGVWERIRRAFAIDPNRSNGVPLVPYNRNPSPGSLDPLAYDDPVTIPAGDIADNPYWKRDARRNYPRLSVVGQAEAVALLSVGSASHPRVELVGENGSKQLVAAQEAGKTGGLAKYFEGTGVEAGKLVLAETGGLPPLPSGEKLGEGGKWDVYKYQLAEEPSYSEAYPCRSFS
- a CDS encoding merozoite capping protein-1, variant, which translates into the protein MPVELRKRKAPPPPPAPVKKRATKATKAAAKAKEQVEDVASKAAETASKAAEVATETATAAAQTAAEAVANGAAKVATALAGNPKVGDLIDLDNFGGEVETNDGTKTSLKKLVEESKAGVVLFTYPKASTPGCTRQVCLFRDSYTALSSATGLSIYGLSSDSPKANTTFKEKQKLPYPLLCDPSYALIGAIGLKKAPKGTTRGVFVVDKQGKVLAAEAGGPEATVKVVERVVSEMGEEGKTEKKKEEEEAEEKGEKKEGEEEEKAEKDEAKEEGEEKKEDKAETKEREEKAEAKESEEKKDEKDETEAAGKKDEKKNEKDETEAEEKKEEQDKDSETKDDDEKKAEKKDAATEEEKKKEKEDTTNGEKKDEKKKTEEKKSDDDKAEDKKEDKEAEEEKKDEKKDEKKDEKKDEKKDEKKDEKKDEKKDEKKDEKKDEKKDEKKDEKKDEKKDEKKDEKKDEKTEEKEKEDTEMKDA
- a CDS encoding merozoite capping protein-1; amino-acid sequence: MPVELRKRKAPPPPPAPVKKRATKATKAAAKAKEQVEDVASKAAETASKAAEVATETATAAAQTAAEAVANGAAKVATALAGNPKVGDLIDLDNFGGEVETNDGTKTSLKKLVEESKAGVVLFTYPKASTPGCTRQVCLFRDSYTALSSATGLSIYGLSSDSPKANTTFKEKQKLPYPLLCDPSYALIGAIGLKKAPKGTTRGVFVVDKQGKVLAAEAGGPEATVKVVERVVSEMGEEGKTEKKKEEEEAEEKGEKKEGEEEEKAEKDEAKEEGEEKKEDKAETKEREEKAEAKESEEKKDEKDETEAAGKKDEKKNEKDETEAAEKKDEKKDEKDETEAEEKKEEQDKDSETKDDDEKKAEKKDAATEEEKKKEKEDTTNGEKKDEKKKTEEKKSDDDKAEDKKEDKEAEEEKKDEKKDEKKDEKKDEKKDEKKDEKKDEKKDEKKDEKKDEKKDEKKDEKKDEKKDEKKDEKKDEKTEEKEKEDTEMKDA
- a CDS encoding cellular nucleic acid-binding protein, with translation MATWETNDAAWGAGEGTAFADSNGFDDHGSGNPVDDFAAADGAGHQEPNGACHRCNEEGHYARECPNAPAMTCRECDSPDHVVKDCPERSCKNCGEKGHTIAKCEAARAIDRSHLPDKTVEEAWSMIVEAAKEKEVTEVKEAIQIYLKASPETTYVQLEEALRAQDVNLWLIAIERPVMTTMTNMDLQGGLNKKYTVTYRFQWNPPRPRDRELWPADVAENLERLQDAGEVVSRGIPKCGNCGELGHIRKSCPEEGAEKEELVIKCFNCEEVGHRIRDCPIPRVDKFACKNCGQSGHRASDCTEPRSAEGVECRKCNEMGHFSKDCPQGGGPRGCRNCGQEGHMAKECTEPKNMDNVQCRNCDEFGHFSKECPKPRDITRVKCSNCQQMGHYKSKCPNPLVDEDAAPSFDNAGFDNAGFDNSGFDNGGFDHQAGGGGWESSAVAAGGDW